The Chryseobacterium nakagawai genome has a segment encoding these proteins:
- the bcp gene encoding thioredoxin-dependent thiol peroxidase yields MLKVGDKLPQFEGTNQDGEPISSSNLIGKKLVVFFYPQASTPTCTVEACNLSDNYSKLEKAGYQLLGVSGDTVKKQKNFHSKFAFPYDLIADENRDIIEKFGVWQEKKTFGKTYMGIVRTTFIFDENGVCTRVIEKVTSKTAAEQILEA; encoded by the coding sequence ATGTTGAAAGTTGGAGATAAATTACCTCAATTTGAAGGAACAAATCAGGATGGAGAACCGATATCTTCATCAAACTTAATCGGAAAAAAATTAGTTGTTTTCTTTTATCCACAGGCTAGTACTCCGACATGTACTGTTGAAGCTTGCAATCTGAGTGACAATTATTCAAAGCTTGAAAAAGCCGGATATCAGCTATTGGGAGTAAGTGGAGACACTGTAAAAAAACAGAAAAATTTCCATAGCAAATTTGCTTTTCCTTATGATCTTATTGCAGATGAAAACCGTGATATTATTGAAAAATTTGGGGTTTGGCAGGAGAAAAAGACGTTTGGAAAAACGTATATGGGAATTGTAAGAACCACATTTATTTTTGATGAAAATGGCGTTTGTACAAGAGTTATTGAGAAAGTAACTTCAAAAACAGCCGCTGAACAGATCTTAGAGGCATAA
- a CDS encoding mannose-1-phosphate guanylyltransferase, whose product MLKSDRYCVIMAGGIGSRFWPMSTQKFPKQFQDILGTGRTMIQQTYDRISKVIPKEHIFVITNKEYIALSHQQLPEIPEENIVGEPLMKNTAACNLYMANKIGEINPNATMIVLPADHLILKEDVFLEKVTLAFDLASKNDYLVTLGITPTRPDTGYGYIQFVEKKNSEYFKVKTFTEKPILEIAQNFLESGDFLWNAGIFIWNIKSIQHAFDSYLPEMTQHFMACEYNSEKENNCIEIIYPKVQKISIDNGILEKAKNVYVIPSDLGWSDLGTWTSIYENTEKDKNENAVKIKHLLTYNSKGNIIRLKNNNKAVIIDGLENYIIVDTDKALLICPRDNDQLIKDYVLDLKNFKKGDKFM is encoded by the coding sequence ATGTTAAAATCAGATAGATACTGCGTAATAATGGCTGGAGGGATCGGGAGCAGATTCTGGCCAATGAGCACGCAGAAATTTCCCAAACAATTCCAGGATATTTTAGGAACAGGACGTACCATGATTCAGCAGACTTATGATCGAATCAGCAAGGTAATTCCAAAAGAACATATATTCGTTATTACAAACAAAGAATATATTGCACTTTCCCATCAGCAACTTCCGGAAATTCCTGAGGAAAATATTGTGGGAGAGCCTCTGATGAAAAATACAGCAGCCTGTAATCTGTACATGGCTAATAAAATTGGTGAGATCAATCCGAATGCTACTATGATTGTTCTTCCGGCAGACCATCTGATCCTGAAGGAAGATGTATTTCTGGAAAAAGTAACGCTGGCATTTGACTTAGCTTCTAAAAATGACTACCTGGTAACATTGGGAATTACCCCAACAAGACCTGATACAGGCTATGGATATATCCAGTTTGTAGAAAAGAAAAATTCAGAATATTTCAAAGTAAAGACATTTACTGAAAAACCGATTCTTGAAATTGCCCAAAACTTTTTGGAAAGCGGTGATTTCCTTTGGAATGCAGGAATCTTTATATGGAATATCAAAAGTATTCAACATGCCTTCGATAGTTATCTTCCTGAGATGACACAACATTTTATGGCTTGCGAATACAATTCTGAGAAAGAAAATAATTGTATAGAAATCATTTATCCTAAGGTTCAGAAAATTTCCATTGATAATGGAATCTTAGAGAAAGCCAAAAATGTATATGTTATTCCATCTGATCTGGGCTGGAGTGATCTTGGGACATGGACTTCTATCTATGAAAATACAGAAAAAGATAAGAACGAAAATGCAGTGAAAATAAAGCATTTACTTACTTATAATTCAAAAGGAAACATTATCCGTTTAAAAAATAACAACAAAGCAGTTATTATTGACGGTCTTGAAAACTATATTATAGTAGATACTGACAAAGCTCTTCTTATTTGCCCCAGAGATAATGACCAATTAATCAAGGATTATGTTCTGGATCTGAAAAATTTCAAGAAAGGAGATAAATTTATGTAA
- a CDS encoding glycosyltransferase family 9 protein, producing MTRILAYRFSAFGDVAMTVPVFREFLEQNPGVEIVMVSRKNFEALFTGIPNVIFKGINVDDYKGFFGLRRLGDELIKEFNPDYIANLHDVIRTKILDRIYRRKGLKVFKINKGKEEKEHLTDVWNLDKVQLKKTVERYADVFREMGFKVQLSQKLRPVSEHKSGIGFAPFAQHKGKMLPLEKSFELARILAQKQTVYFFGGGKKETETLESWENQIPNTKSLSGKLSLTEELQKISELEVMISMDSANMHLASLMGTRCVSIWCATHPYAGFLGFGQSEDDVVQVKDLSCRPCSVFGDKECYRGDWACLEEFSIQKVVEKI from the coding sequence GTGACCAGAATTTTAGCATATCGTTTTTCTGCATTTGGAGATGTTGCCATGACAGTTCCTGTTTTTAGGGAATTTTTGGAGCAAAATCCCGGTGTGGAGATTGTCATGGTTTCCAGAAAGAATTTTGAAGCTTTATTTACGGGTATTCCTAATGTTATATTTAAAGGAATTAATGTAGATGATTATAAAGGTTTCTTTGGGCTGAGAAGATTAGGAGATGAATTGATTAAAGAATTCAACCCGGATTATATTGCCAATCTTCATGATGTGATCAGAACCAAAATTCTGGATAGAATTTACAGAAGAAAGGGATTAAAGGTTTTCAAAATAAATAAAGGAAAAGAAGAAAAAGAACATCTTACTGATGTCTGGAATCTGGATAAAGTTCAATTGAAAAAAACAGTTGAGCGATATGCGGATGTTTTTCGGGAAATGGGTTTTAAAGTACAGCTTTCCCAAAAACTTAGACCTGTTTCAGAGCATAAATCTGGAATTGGTTTTGCTCCTTTTGCTCAGCATAAAGGGAAAATGCTTCCGTTGGAAAAATCGTTTGAACTGGCCAGGATTTTGGCTCAGAAACAGACGGTATATTTCTTTGGAGGAGGAAAAAAAGAAACAGAAACCCTTGAGTCCTGGGAAAATCAGATCCCCAATACTAAAAGTCTTTCCGGGAAATTAAGTCTTACCGAAGAGCTTCAGAAGATCTCTGAGCTGGAAGTAATGATTTCTATGGATTCTGCGAATATGCATTTGGCTAGCCTTATGGGAACCCGATGTGTATCTATATGGTGTGCAACGCATCCTTATGCCGGATTTTTAGGATTCGGGCAGAGTGAAGATGATGTGGTGCAGGTAAAAGACCTTTCGTGCAGGCCTTGTTCTGTTTTTGGGGATAAAGAATGCTATAGGGGAGATTGGGCTTGTCTAGAAGAGTTCAGTATTCAAAAAGTGGTTGAGAAAATCTGA
- a CDS encoding bifunctional folylpolyglutamate synthase/dihydrofolate synthase, whose protein sequence is MTNEQYQEAIEWLFVQMPNYQIDGQQAYKPGLDNITKLCNYFGNPQEKIQCIHIGGTNGKGSSSNMLASILQEAGYKVGLYNSPHLIDFTERIKVNGKNCNKEFVFNFIQKLKNIPEDIRPSFFEFTTIMAFEYFYQQQVDFAIIEVGLGGRLDSTNIINPLVSAITNVQLDHQNILGDTIEEIASEKAGIIKKNTPIISGDENETVKTIIREKATKENAPFIDATLLHTDLSSDLKGNYQRKNIRVVLALVEELRKLEVRITSQDIENGLLNVHQNTGFIGRWFEFSKDPLTICDTGHNQAGLEYVFSQLNSIDRHKHVILGFVNDKKIDEVMNLLPENSEFYFAKPSINRGRHPKDYENLLLEAKIFYKIFNSVQEAYLSAKERCTNEEMIFIGGSNFVVGDFLEKNLECKE, encoded by the coding sequence ATGACAAACGAACAATATCAGGAAGCTATCGAATGGCTTTTCGTACAAATGCCCAACTACCAGATAGATGGGCAGCAGGCTTATAAACCAGGTCTTGACAATATCACCAAGCTTTGTAATTACTTTGGAAATCCTCAGGAAAAAATACAATGCATCCATATTGGTGGTACCAACGGAAAGGGATCTTCCAGCAATATGCTGGCATCCATACTCCAGGAAGCCGGCTACAAAGTAGGGTTATATAATTCTCCCCATCTTATTGATTTTACAGAGCGAATTAAGGTGAATGGTAAAAACTGTAATAAAGAGTTTGTCTTCAATTTTATCCAGAAGCTTAAAAATATTCCGGAAGATATTCGACCTTCATTTTTCGAATTTACCACCATCATGGCTTTTGAATATTTCTATCAGCAGCAGGTAGATTTTGCGATTATTGAAGTAGGGTTAGGCGGAAGACTGGATTCTACCAATATTATAAATCCTTTAGTTTCTGCTATTACGAATGTTCAGCTTGATCATCAGAATATATTAGGAGATACTATCGAAGAAATTGCCAGCGAGAAAGCGGGAATCATCAAAAAGAACACCCCCATCATTTCAGGCGATGAAAATGAAACCGTAAAAACAATCATCAGAGAAAAAGCTACAAAAGAAAACGCGCCTTTCATAGACGCTACCCTTCTTCATACTGACCTGTCTTCCGATTTGAAAGGAAACTATCAGCGAAAAAACATTCGGGTGGTTCTGGCCCTTGTTGAAGAATTAAGAAAGCTAGAGGTAAGGATTACCTCTCAAGATATAGAAAACGGCTTATTGAATGTGCATCAGAATACAGGGTTCATTGGTCGTTGGTTTGAATTCTCAAAAGATCCGCTTACTATTTGTGATACGGGACACAATCAGGCAGGTTTAGAATATGTTTTTTCACAATTAAATTCTATTGACAGGCACAAGCATGTTATTTTGGGGTTTGTAAATGATAAAAAAATAGATGAAGTGATGAATTTGCTTCCTGAAAATTCTGAGTTTTATTTTGCCAAACCATCCATCAACAGGGGAAGACATCCCAAAGATTATGAAAATTTACTTCTGGAGGCAAAAATTTTTTATAAAATTTTTAATTCTGTGCAGGAAGCATATCTATCTGCAAAAGAACGGTGTACAAATGAAGAAATGATTTTTATTGGTGGAAGCAACTTTGTTGTGGGAGATTTTTTAGAAAAAAATTTGGAGTGTAAAGAATAA
- a CDS encoding glycosyltransferase family 4 protein, producing MKKKVITSAFSNLYTDQRIEKVCYTLHENGYEIELIGNDWNGAEEMQRPYPFSRIHLASKSLKTAYFEFNWKLYHELKKKADQNTILHANDIDALYPNYLIAKKLNIPLVFDSHEIFSEMPAVQGKMSQKLWRYVEKTVIPELRLMITASGSYAKWFQKKYGINPVVIQNAPKKLGPIAAIPENNPKILLYQGAINPFRGIDKVILAMHHIDHVRLKIAGDGPRKKEYEELVISERLQHKVEFLGKLKPEELRKVTVTADCGMSIEENGGDSYLYSLPNKVLDCIQAKVPLILSNLPELKNIKDQFDVGELIKDHHPENIAAAIQKVLAKGRVNYQQELEKASEVLCWENEEIKLLEVFRKASNALGFKQ from the coding sequence ATGAAGAAAAAAGTAATTACATCTGCCTTTAGTAATTTGTATACAGATCAGCGTATTGAAAAGGTATGCTATACTTTACATGAAAACGGGTATGAAATTGAGCTGATAGGAAATGATTGGAATGGGGCAGAAGAAATGCAACGTCCTTATCCATTCTCACGGATCCATTTGGCTTCAAAAAGTTTGAAAACAGCTTACTTTGAATTTAACTGGAAATTATACCATGAACTTAAAAAAAAGGCAGATCAAAATACAATTCTTCATGCCAACGATATTGACGCGCTGTATCCCAATTATCTTATTGCTAAAAAGCTAAATATTCCATTAGTTTTTGACAGCCATGAAATTTTTTCAGAAATGCCTGCTGTTCAGGGCAAAATGTCACAAAAATTGTGGCGTTATGTCGAAAAGACTGTCATTCCTGAGCTTAGATTGATGATTACGGCAAGTGGAAGTTATGCAAAATGGTTTCAGAAAAAGTATGGGATAAATCCTGTGGTGATTCAAAATGCACCCAAAAAATTAGGACCCATTGCTGCTATTCCAGAAAATAATCCTAAAATTCTTCTCTACCAGGGAGCTATTAATCCTTTCAGGGGAATTGATAAAGTAATTCTTGCCATGCATCATATAGATCATGTACGATTGAAAATTGCAGGAGATGGTCCAAGAAAAAAAGAATATGAAGAGCTTGTAATCAGTGAAAGACTTCAGCATAAAGTTGAGTTTCTTGGGAAATTAAAACCTGAAGAGCTAAGAAAAGTAACAGTAACTGCAGATTGTGGGATGAGCATCGAAGAAAATGGAGGAGACAGTTATCTATATTCTTTACCTAATAAAGTTTTAGATTGCATTCAGGCCAAAGTTCCTTTGATTTTATCGAATCTTCCTGAGCTTAAGAATATTAAAGATCAATTTGATGTTGGAGAGCTCATCAAAGATCATCATCCGGAAAATATTGCAGCTGCCATACAGAAAGTGTTAGCAAAAGGAAGGGTGAATTATCAGCAGGAACTGGAAAAGGCCTCCGAAGTCCTTTGCTGGGAAAATGAAGAAATAAAACTATTGGAGGTTTTTCGTAAAGCTTCTAATGCATTAGGTTTTAAGCAATAG
- a CDS encoding glycosyltransferase family 2 protein, whose translation MKLSICIPVYNFDVRELVFDLKEEIDSQKIDAEIILIDDASKEEFKHINKELQSISHQIVLLEKNIGRSRIRNLFLQYATGEYLLFLDCDGKIVEKNFLKNYIKFIRKNIDTQVVYGGRKVLDVASDSDHYLRWKFAVERENLPVKFRREKPYLTFQTNNFILRKDVLEKVIFNPDFQRYGYEDLLFAMDLKAESIKIDHIDNPILNDDLESNTVYLGKVEESVESLSSMLKDETLSSKLSEVKLINMYNKLKNTPFKIILGALFKMGEGSLKRKLSKGNVSLRYLDLYKLGLLFRKMR comes from the coding sequence ATGAAGCTTTCAATCTGTATTCCCGTCTATAATTTTGATGTCCGTGAATTGGTTTTTGATTTAAAAGAAGAGATTGATAGCCAGAAAATTGATGCTGAAATTATCTTGATAGATGACGCTTCGAAAGAGGAGTTTAAACACATTAATAAGGAACTTCAAAGTATTTCTCATCAGATTGTTCTTCTTGAAAAAAATATCGGACGATCCCGGATTCGAAATCTTTTTCTGCAGTATGCCACAGGAGAATACCTTTTATTTCTGGACTGCGATGGGAAAATAGTAGAAAAGAACTTCTTAAAAAACTACATAAAATTTATACGGAAAAATATTGACACTCAGGTTGTTTATGGCGGCCGAAAGGTGTTAGATGTGGCATCAGATTCTGATCATTATTTACGGTGGAAGTTTGCTGTTGAGAGAGAAAATCTTCCTGTAAAATTCCGGAGAGAAAAACCCTATTTAACTTTTCAGACCAATAATTTTATACTTCGAAAAGATGTATTGGAAAAAGTAATCTTTAATCCTGATTTTCAGAGGTATGGATATGAAGATCTCCTTTTTGCGATGGATTTAAAAGCAGAGAGCATCAAGATTGATCATATTGATAATCCAATTCTTAATGACGATCTGGAAAGCAATACCGTTTATCTTGGTAAGGTAGAAGAATCTGTAGAAAGTTTATCTAGCATGCTTAAAGATGAAACTCTGAGTTCAAAGTTATCTGAAGTTAAACTTATTAACATGTATAATAAGCTTAAAAATACACCTTTTAAAATTATTTTAGGGGCCTTATTCAAAATGGGAGAGGGGAGTTTAAAAAGAAAGCTTTCCAAAGGAAATGTAAGCCTCCGTTATCTGGATCTGTATAAACTTGGGCTTCTTTTCAGGAAGATGAGATAG
- a CDS encoding uroporphyrinogen decarboxylase: MNPEITTYIGYSASIFIVLSFILKDVRKIRVVNMIGCICFVIYGFFSGPLWPVIIPNGLICFIQIYHLLLGKKA, from the coding sequence ATGAATCCCGAAATTACTACTTACATCGGATACTCAGCCTCTATATTTATCGTGTTGAGTTTCATACTGAAAGATGTAAGAAAAATCAGAGTTGTTAACATGATCGGCTGTATCTGTTTTGTCATTTACGGCTTCTTCAGTGGACCGTTATGGCCGGTAATTATCCCGAACGGGCTTATTTGTTTTATTCAAATCTATCATCTACTGCTTGGAAAAAAAGCGTAA
- a CDS encoding GNAT family N-acetyltransferase, whose amino-acid sequence MSLKKHPNADNTYQTERLILRPMSGEDRDFIFELYNRPKFVQYIGNRNVNTIEDAENYILNRFAPQIERLGFGNYLLITKDTNEKIGAVGIFEREGLDIVDIGYSLLEEFEGKGYAYEAAQKVKSIGMEEFGLPKISAIISKDNLSSQKLIEKLGLKFKKNVTLPGETEELNYYETE is encoded by the coding sequence ATGAGCCTCAAAAAACACCCAAACGCAGATAATACCTATCAAACTGAACGACTGATACTTCGTCCTATGTCTGGTGAAGACAGAGATTTTATTTTTGAACTTTATAATCGACCTAAATTTGTTCAATATATCGGTAACCGAAATGTAAATACAATTGAAGATGCTGAAAACTATATCCTCAACAGATTTGCCCCACAGATCGAAAGACTGGGATTCGGGAACTACCTTTTAATAACCAAGGATACTAACGAAAAAATAGGAGCCGTGGGGATCTTTGAAAGAGAAGGGCTTGACATTGTAGATATCGGCTATTCTTTATTGGAAGAGTTTGAAGGAAAAGGCTATGCTTATGAAGCAGCTCAGAAAGTGAAATCGATCGGTATGGAAGAATTTGGATTGCCAAAAATATCTGCAATTATATCAAAAGATAACCTTTCTTCGCAAAAACTGATCGAAAAATTAGGGTTGAAGTTTAAGAAAAATGTTACCCTTCCCGGTGAAACAGAAGAACTGAATTATTACGAAACAGAATAA
- a CDS encoding SprT-like domain-containing protein gives MSIQSLEKYLPQNTLKYLRIWFSDYYIHIKVTRNRNSKLGDYRKLPDNSHEITVNSTLTPQLFFFVLTHELAHLIAFEKYGRRISPHGNEWKETFRNMLLESLEIYDEELKPIIVKFSKSPKANFMASPDLVRYFHTEKQDDSLHFIEQLQKGEFFIYRNEKYLLEGLIKKNYLCKNLATGRKYSFKPLARVEKCS, from the coding sequence ATGTCTATCCAATCGTTAGAAAAATATTTACCACAAAACACGCTTAAGTATTTAAGAATTTGGTTTTCAGATTATTATATTCATATAAAAGTCACAAGAAACAGAAATTCTAAACTGGGAGATTATAGAAAGCTTCCGGATAATTCTCATGAAATTACAGTAAACTCTACGCTTACTCCACAACTTTTTTTCTTTGTGCTTACTCATGAACTGGCACACCTGATTGCTTTTGAAAAATACGGAAGAAGAATTTCTCCCCATGGTAATGAATGGAAAGAAACCTTTAGAAATATGCTGTTGGAAAGCCTTGAAATTTACGATGAAGAACTGAAACCTATCATTGTGAAATTTTCAAAATCACCAAAGGCTAATTTTATGGCGAGCCCTGATCTTGTAAGATATTTTCACACTGAAAAACAAGATGATAGCCTCCATTTTATCGAACAGCTTCAAAAAGGAGAATTTTTTATATATCGCAACGAAAAGTATTTATTAGAAGGTCTGATTAAAAAAAACTATCTTTGTAAGAACCTGGCTACGGGAAGGAAGTATTCTTTCAAACCTTTAGCAAGGGTAGAAAAATGTAGCTAA
- a CDS encoding TolC family protein, translating to MKKVWIIVFGLGYLGLSAQKKWSLKECVSYAVEHNLQVIQNQYTKQNQEYNLKAARKDYLPSVSGSMMNGVSFGQGSLGAGSYRNDRFNNSVGVSADVLVYNNGRLEKNVRKLQFDVEASQYDIEAIKNDISVQIAQQYLTALLNKEIVKISQSAVENAKKQYDRAKITTQVGTTAQTVLAEAEAALAREKQNLKTAEVNVGRALFAIAQLLQLSDYKDFDVENVDIPEALDSQLVTVDEVLTKAYEIQPQIKAAESRIRSAEAQTEVSKTAFWPTLTASAGLNTFYNRSFNVPPGIVQETFFQQYKDQFGQNVGVSLNIPIFNKGKTKLQVEQSKLNESVSKITLEQQKQTVRQNIQKAQFDADANYESYLAALEAEKSSKLALDFADKSYAAGKTTIYDVNVARNNYANAQGSVAQAKYNYLFSLKLLNFYAGIPLSL from the coding sequence ATGAAAAAAGTTTGGATTATCGTTTTTGGATTAGGCTATCTGGGTTTAAGTGCTCAGAAGAAATGGTCCTTAAAAGAATGTGTAAGCTATGCAGTGGAGCATAATCTTCAGGTTATCCAAAATCAATATACCAAGCAAAATCAAGAATATAACCTTAAAGCAGCCAGAAAAGATTATTTACCTTCCGTATCGGGAAGTATGATGAATGGAGTGAGCTTCGGGCAAGGGTCATTAGGAGCAGGAAGTTATAGAAATGATAGATTCAATAACAGTGTTGGGGTGAGTGCTGATGTTTTGGTTTACAATAATGGGAGATTAGAGAAGAATGTAAGAAAACTTCAGTTTGATGTAGAAGCAAGCCAATATGATATAGAAGCGATCAAAAATGATATCTCTGTACAAATTGCACAACAATATTTAACAGCTTTGCTGAACAAAGAAATTGTTAAGATCTCTCAAAGTGCTGTAGAAAATGCTAAAAAACAGTACGATAGAGCAAAGATAACAACTCAGGTGGGAACTACAGCCCAAACTGTTTTAGCAGAAGCCGAAGCAGCACTAGCCAGAGAAAAGCAAAATCTTAAAACGGCAGAGGTTAATGTGGGAAGGGCCTTATTTGCAATCGCCCAGCTTTTACAGCTTTCAGATTATAAAGATTTTGATGTAGAAAATGTAGATATCCCTGAAGCATTAGATTCACAATTAGTGACTGTTGATGAGGTTCTTACGAAAGCCTATGAAATACAGCCTCAGATAAAAGCGGCCGAAAGCAGGATAAGATCTGCCGAGGCACAAACTGAGGTAAGTAAAACAGCATTCTGGCCTACATTAACAGCAAGTGCTGGTCTTAATACTTTCTACAACAGATCATTTAATGTTCCTCCAGGTATTGTACAGGAAACCTTTTTTCAGCAATATAAAGATCAATTTGGACAAAATGTAGGAGTATCCCTTAATATTCCAATCTTCAATAAAGGGAAAACAAAATTACAGGTTGAGCAGTCCAAATTAAATGAAAGTGTTAGCAAAATTACCCTTGAACAACAAAAACAAACGGTAAGACAAAATATACAGAAGGCTCAGTTTGATGCTGACGCTAACTATGAATCATATTTAGCTGCATTAGAAGCTGAAAAAAGCTCTAAGCTGGCACTTGATTTTGCAGATAAAAGTTATGCTGCAGGAAAAACAACCATTTACGACGTTAATGTTGCAAGAAATAATTATGCAAATGCACAGGGATCAGTAGCGCAGGCGAAATATAATTATCTTTTCAGTCTTAAATTATTGAATTTCTATGCAGGAATTCCACTAAGTTTGTAG
- a CDS encoding SufE family protein — MTIKEKQQEIIDEFAFLDDWEQKYEYIIDLGKELKGLSEDKKIEENLIKGCQSKVWIDAEFKEGKLFFNADSDGILPKGIVSLLVSIYSGHSTQEILDSDFEFISEIGLQEFLSPSRANGLMAMTKQIKFYAVAYQLKS; from the coding sequence ATGACCATTAAAGAAAAACAGCAGGAAATAATTGACGAATTTGCGTTTCTTGACGACTGGGAGCAGAAATATGAATATATCATTGACCTCGGAAAGGAACTAAAAGGACTTTCTGAAGATAAGAAAATAGAAGAAAATCTGATTAAGGGCTGCCAGAGTAAAGTTTGGATTGATGCTGAATTTAAGGAAGGAAAGCTTTTCTTTAACGCAGATTCAGACGGAATTTTACCAAAAGGTATTGTTTCTCTTTTGGTGAGTATTTACAGTGGACATTCTACTCAGGAAATTTTAGATTCTGACTTTGAGTTTATTTCAGAGATTGGATTACAGGAATTTCTTTCGCCATCCAGAGCTAATGGTTTAATGGCCATGACTAAACAGATCAAATTTTACGCAGTAGCTTATCAGTTGAAATCATAA
- a CDS encoding 4'-phosphopantetheinyl transferase family protein, whose protein sequence is MTAIYYTRCQQLPDHIFDEAVFSLPIEMQQKIQKYRRWEDAHACLYGKLLLKEAISQLGYDYSLELIQETKYGKPHFKDSDFGFNISHSGEYIVCVISTDEKQNLGIDIEENKPIVLEDFNNVFTKDEQKEISEQGNFQTFWTRKEAVAKADGRGILIPFNTIDTLNLSVVLDNKRYTLYEVEIDHNYTIYMAASVSLEKEVKCFYKDPGSLY, encoded by the coding sequence ATGACAGCAATATATTATACCCGATGCCAGCAACTGCCTGATCATATTTTTGATGAAGCTGTTTTTTCGCTACCTATAGAGATGCAGCAAAAAATACAGAAGTATAGACGTTGGGAGGATGCTCATGCCTGCTTATATGGGAAACTATTACTAAAAGAAGCAATCTCTCAATTAGGATATGATTACTCTCTTGAGTTAATACAAGAAACTAAATACGGAAAACCTCATTTTAAGGATAGTGATTTTGGGTTTAACATTTCTCATTCAGGCGAATATATTGTTTGTGTAATTAGTACGGATGAAAAACAAAACTTAGGAATTGATATTGAAGAAAATAAACCAATAGTATTGGAGGATTTTAATAATGTCTTTACTAAGGACGAGCAAAAAGAGATTAGTGAACAGGGTAATTTTCAAACTTTTTGGACTCGTAAAGAAGCTGTTGCAAAAGCAGATGGGAGAGGAATACTTATACCCTTCAACACAATAGATACTTTGAATTTATCTGTAGTATTGGATAATAAAAGATATACTTTGTACGAAGTGGAAATTGATCACAATTATACCATTTATATGGCTGCTTCCGTTAGTCTTGAGAAAGAGGTAAAATGTTTTTACAAAGATCCTGGCTCCCTGTATTGA